A genomic segment from Bacillus cereus G9842 encodes:
- the hisD gene encoding histidinol dehydrogenase produces MEIIYEDFKEALSKIKVLRENANIIEETVQRSVREIIRNVREGKDEALSFYTKKFDGVEMKDFCVSEEEIQQASMLVENSFLEALKEAKKNIVSYHEKQKKYSIFDCESKGIIRGQLIRPLENIGVYVPGGTASYPSSVLMNVLPAKLAGVKKIVMVTPPRKEGIDPHILAAANLAGVDEIYTIGGAQAIAALAYGTESIPKVDKIVGPGNLYVALAKREVYGIVNIDMIAGPSEIVVVADETGNAKYIAADLLSQAEHDERATAICITTNMELAKEVEKEVERQLEMLPRSEIARESINRNGAIFIVPSLEEALKLSNEIAPEHLELHIKEPMNALDYVKHAGSIFLGPYAPEPLGDYLAGPNHVLPTSGTARFFSPLSVDDFVKKSSFISYTEEALKNVQHHIVELANKEGLHAHARAIQIRFEEEK; encoded by the coding sequence ATGGAAATCATTTATGAAGACTTTAAGGAGGCATTATCTAAAATAAAAGTGCTAAGAGAAAACGCTAATATAATAGAAGAAACTGTTCAAAGAAGTGTAAGAGAAATCATTAGAAATGTAAGGGAAGGGAAAGATGAGGCTTTATCTTTCTATACAAAAAAGTTTGATGGTGTAGAGATGAAAGATTTTTGTGTAAGTGAAGAAGAAATACAGCAAGCGAGTATGCTTGTAGAGAATTCATTTTTAGAAGCTTTAAAAGAGGCGAAGAAAAACATTGTTTCGTATCACGAAAAGCAAAAGAAGTACTCAATATTCGATTGTGAAAGTAAAGGCATAATTAGAGGACAGCTCATTCGGCCATTAGAAAATATAGGTGTATATGTACCGGGTGGGACAGCCTCATATCCTTCTTCAGTATTAATGAATGTATTGCCGGCGAAACTCGCAGGTGTGAAAAAAATTGTAATGGTAACACCGCCGAGGAAAGAAGGAATTGATCCTCATATATTAGCTGCTGCAAATCTTGCGGGGGTAGATGAAATTTATACGATAGGTGGCGCGCAAGCAATTGCGGCTTTAGCATACGGGACGGAATCGATTCCGAAAGTGGATAAAATAGTTGGACCGGGAAATTTGTACGTCGCTCTAGCGAAACGAGAAGTATACGGAATAGTAAATATCGATATGATTGCTGGTCCATCAGAAATTGTAGTTGTCGCGGATGAAACAGGTAATGCAAAATATATCGCAGCGGATTTATTATCGCAAGCAGAGCATGATGAGAGAGCAACGGCAATTTGTATTACAACGAATATGGAACTAGCTAAAGAAGTAGAAAAAGAGGTAGAAAGACAGTTAGAAATGTTACCAAGAAGTGAAATTGCACGTGAATCAATAAATAGAAATGGAGCCATCTTTATCGTTCCTTCTTTAGAGGAGGCACTAAAGTTATCAAATGAAATTGCTCCAGAACATTTAGAGTTACATATAAAAGAACCGATGAATGCTCTAGATTATGTGAAACATGCAGGCTCTATTTTCCTTGGGCCATATGCACCTGAACCGCTCGGGGATTATTTGGCGGGACCGAATCATGTATTACCAACGAGCGGAACGGCAAGATTTTTTTCTCCGTTATCAGTCGATGATTTCGTGAAAAAATCAAGTTTTATTTCTTATACGGAGGAAGCATTAAAAAATGTACAGCATCATATTGTAGAGCTTGCAAATAAAGAAGGGTTACATGCACATGCGAGAGCAATCCAAATAAGGTTTGAGGAGGAAAAATAA
- the hisB gene encoding imidazoleglycerol-phosphate dehydratase HisB, giving the protein MRQSSQVRQTTETKIKLSLQLDESTNVSIQTGIGFFDHMLTLFARHGRFGLQVEAEGDVFVDAHHTVEDVGIVLGNCLKEALQNKERINRYGSAYVPMDESLGFVAIDISGRSYCVFQGELTNPKLGDFDTELTEEFFRAVAHAANITLHARVLYGSNTHHKIEALFKAFGRALREAVEKNANITGVNSTKGML; this is encoded by the coding sequence ATGCGTCAGTCCAGTCAAGTACGTCAGACGACAGAAACAAAAATTAAATTAAGTTTGCAGCTTGATGAAAGTACGAATGTATCTATTCAAACGGGGATTGGTTTTTTCGATCATATGCTGACTTTATTTGCTAGACATGGAAGATTTGGATTGCAAGTTGAGGCAGAAGGTGATGTATTTGTCGATGCACATCACACCGTTGAAGATGTTGGAATTGTACTCGGAAATTGCTTGAAAGAAGCATTGCAAAATAAAGAGAGAATTAATCGTTACGGTTCAGCGTATGTACCGATGGATGAATCTTTAGGATTTGTCGCAATTGATATAAGTGGACGCTCATATTGTGTATTTCAAGGGGAATTAACAAATCCGAAGCTCGGGGATTTTGATACAGAATTGACGGAAGAATTTTTTAGAGCAGTTGCACATGCTGCCAATATTACATTACATGCGCGCGTTCTATATGGAAGTAATACACATCACAAAATTGAAGCATTATTTAAAGCTTTTGGTAGAGCGCTTAGAGAAGCGGTCGAAAAAAATGCCAACATTACTGGTGTAAATTCAACGAAAGGGATGTTGTAA
- the hisH gene encoding imidazole glycerol phosphate synthase subunit HisH, with protein sequence MIAIIDYGMGNIRSVEQALKYIGAEHIVTSDKEEILRSDGVILPGVGAFPKAMEVLEERDLVCVLKEVCDIGKPLLGICLGMQLLFERSEELKGCSGLGLLPGEIRKLKVSYKIPHMGWNELRKEREFPLWNGLVDGSFVYYVHSYYADCPDEIVCGVSDYGMQVPGFVAKGNVFGAQFHPEKSGEIGMQILKNFQGVVEAWKSSRLSI encoded by the coding sequence TTGATTGCCATTATAGATTATGGAATGGGGAATATTCGTAGTGTAGAGCAAGCATTAAAATATATTGGGGCAGAGCACATTGTAACGAGTGATAAAGAAGAGATATTGAGAAGCGATGGCGTGATTTTACCGGGAGTAGGTGCATTTCCGAAAGCGATGGAAGTATTAGAAGAAAGAGATTTAGTGTGTGTACTAAAAGAAGTTTGTGATATAGGAAAACCACTCCTCGGTATATGTTTGGGCATGCAGCTTTTATTTGAACGAAGTGAGGAACTAAAAGGTTGTAGTGGGTTAGGTTTACTACCAGGGGAAATTCGTAAGTTAAAAGTTTCGTATAAAATTCCTCATATGGGATGGAATGAATTAAGGAAGGAAAGAGAATTTCCGCTTTGGAATGGATTAGTAGATGGTTCTTTCGTGTATTATGTTCATTCATATTACGCGGATTGTCCAGATGAAATTGTATGCGGAGTAAGTGATTATGGAATGCAAGTACCAGGGTTTGTAGCGAAAGGAAATGTATTTGGTGCACAGTTTCATCCAGAAAAAAGTGGTGAAATTGGCATGCAAATATTAAAAAATTTTCAAGGGGTGGTAGAAGCATGGAAATCTTCCCGGCTATCGATTTAA
- the hisA gene encoding 1-(5-phosphoribosyl)-5-[(5-phosphoribosylamino)methylideneamino]imidazole-4-carboxamide isomerase → MEIFPAIDLKEGRCVRLYQGEFSKETVMNEDPVAQAIIFEKLGAEILHIVDLDGAIAGESLNFLVIEKICKAVRIPVQVGGGIRSLKAVEKLLSVGVEKVILGTAALYDKSFLEEAVHLYKEKIIVGIDAKNGFVATRGWLDLSEISYISLAKQMESLGVQTIVFTDISKDGTLAGPNFEQLTLLQKSVGIRLIASGGVASIQDVKKLNDMNIYGVIIGKALYEKKIDLEEVLQVTKLC, encoded by the coding sequence ATGGAAATCTTCCCGGCTATCGATTTAAAGGAAGGGCGATGCGTTAGACTTTATCAAGGAGAGTTTAGTAAAGAAACGGTGATGAATGAAGATCCGGTAGCGCAGGCGATCATATTTGAAAAGCTTGGAGCGGAAATACTACACATTGTTGATTTAGACGGTGCAATTGCTGGCGAGTCGCTAAATTTTCTCGTCATTGAAAAAATCTGCAAGGCGGTACGTATTCCTGTGCAAGTGGGAGGAGGAATTCGTTCACTTAAAGCGGTGGAGAAGTTATTGTCAGTAGGTGTAGAAAAAGTGATTTTAGGAACAGCGGCTCTTTATGATAAGTCATTTTTAGAGGAAGCAGTTCATCTATATAAAGAGAAAATCATTGTTGGAATTGATGCGAAAAATGGTTTCGTAGCAACGAGAGGTTGGCTTGATTTGTCTGAAATTTCTTATATTAGTTTAGCGAAACAAATGGAAAGTTTAGGTGTTCAAACGATTGTGTTTACAGACATTTCGAAAGACGGGACGCTTGCAGGGCCAAATTTTGAACAATTGACGTTACTTCAAAAAAGTGTGGGCATTCGTCTCATTGCCTCTGGAGGAGTGGCATCTATTCAAGATGTGAAAAAGTTAAATGATATGAATATATATGGTGTCATAATTGGAAAGGCGCTTTACGAGAAAAAGATTGATTTAGAAGAAGTATTACAGGTAACGAAGTTATGTTAG
- the hisF gene encoding imidazoleglycerol phosphate synthase cyclase subunit has translation MLAKRIIPCLDVKEGRVVKGVNFIGLQDVGDPVEIAEAYNEAGADEIVFLDITATHEGRKTIIDVVEKTAAKVFIPLTVGGGISSVKDMYNLLRAGADKVSINSAAVRNPKLIEEGAEHFGSQCIVVAIDARKVAEDKWNVYVNGGRVDTEMDAIEWAKRVVKLGAGEILLTSMDADGTKSGYDLRLTEEISKSVSIPVIASGGCGHTDHIIEVFQKTTVDAALAASIFHYGEATVQSVKRKLRDANVEVRL, from the coding sequence ATGTTAGCGAAACGAATTATTCCATGTCTAGATGTGAAAGAAGGGCGAGTCGTAAAGGGTGTAAATTTTATAGGATTACAAGATGTCGGTGATCCGGTTGAAATAGCTGAAGCATATAACGAGGCAGGGGCAGATGAAATCGTATTTTTAGATATTACGGCGACCCATGAAGGAAGAAAAACGATTATAGATGTTGTAGAAAAAACAGCAGCAAAAGTATTTATTCCTCTTACGGTTGGCGGGGGGATTTCAAGTGTGAAAGATATGTACAATTTACTAAGAGCTGGAGCAGACAAAGTTTCAATAAACTCAGCGGCAGTGCGAAACCCGAAGCTAATCGAAGAAGGGGCAGAACACTTTGGATCACAATGTATTGTCGTCGCAATTGACGCTAGAAAAGTAGCGGAAGATAAATGGAACGTATACGTCAACGGTGGAAGAGTTGACACAGAAATGGATGCTATAGAATGGGCGAAGCGTGTTGTTAAGCTCGGGGCGGGTGAAATTTTGTTAACGAGTATGGATGCAGATGGAACGAAAAGTGGATATGATCTTCGTTTAACAGAAGAGATTTCAAAAAGTGTTTCCATTCCAGTCATCGCATCAGGGGGCTGTGGTCATACGGATCACATTATAGAAGTTTTTCAAAAGACAACGGTTGATGCAGCGTTAGCGGCATCCATATTTCATTATGGTGAGGCGACAGTGCAGAGTGTAAAGCGAAAATTAAGAGATGCAAATGTTGAGGTGCGGTTATGA
- the hisI gene encoding phosphoribosyl-AMP cyclohydrolase, which yields MKPNFSKGLIPAIVIEEGTKEVLMLAYMNEDAYEKTLETKRTWFYSRSRQSLWNKGETSGNVQYVQSLYLDCDQDSIVVNVKQVGPACHTGEKTCFHYQII from the coding sequence ATGAAACCTAATTTTTCAAAAGGATTAATACCAGCAATTGTCATCGAAGAAGGTACGAAAGAAGTTTTAATGCTAGCTTATATGAATGAAGACGCATATGAAAAAACGTTAGAGACGAAAAGAACATGGTTTTATTCTCGTTCGAGGCAGTCGTTATGGAATAAGGGAGAAACATCAGGGAATGTTCAATATGTGCAATCTCTATACTTAGATTGTGATCAAGATTCAATTGTTGTGAATGTGAAACAAGTAGGGCCTGCTTGTCATACGGGGGAGAAGACATGCTTTCACTATCAAATTATATAG
- the hisE gene encoding phosphoribosyl-ATP diphosphatase, whose protein sequence is MENAFKLLYKTIEERKESPLPESYTNYLFSKGEDKILKKIGEECAEVIIACKNNDKEEVVKEMVDVFYHCFVLLAEKNIALEDVMREVKERNGKLSRVGDRREIDTL, encoded by the coding sequence ATGGAAAATGCCTTTAAGTTGCTGTATAAAACAATTGAAGAACGAAAGGAAAGCCCACTTCCTGAATCGTATACAAATTATTTATTTTCAAAAGGAGAAGATAAAATTTTAAAGAAAATTGGTGAAGAGTGCGCTGAAGTAATTATCGCATGTAAAAATAATGATAAAGAAGAAGTAGTGAAAGAAATGGTTGATGTATTTTATCACTGTTTCGTTTTATTGGCTGAAAAAAATATTGCATTGGAAGATGTCATGCGAGAGGTGAAAGAACGAAATGGAAAGCTTTCGAGAGTTGGGGATAGAAGGGAAATAGATACATTATAA
- a CDS encoding histidinol phosphate phosphatase domain-containing protein — protein MKVDYHLHLEEGPYSIRWLAKINEALECYEPLQERHSIDWLMKTQERLQKRVKEGPFTKEWMDLYLEEAVRKGIKEVGIVDHLYRFHEAKGYYEKYVDISDSKLGRIQKEWLDQVRVVSLYDFTKAIEEAKERWSKRGVTLKLGIEADYFLDCEGELKELLALGDFDYVIGSVHFLNGWGFDNPDTKEYFEVHDLRTLYDTFFKTVESAIHTELFDIIAHLDNIKVFNYRLDENEQLSYYKEIACALVETNTATEINAGLYYRYPVREMCPSPLYLQVLAKYGVPITISSDAHYPNDLGNYVQENVQTLRAHGVTQVATFTKRARVMRLLEEEVTNLK, from the coding sequence ATGAAAGTAGATTATCATCTTCACTTAGAAGAAGGACCGTATTCAATAAGATGGCTTGCTAAAATAAATGAAGCGTTGGAATGTTATGAACCGCTTCAAGAAAGGCATTCTATTGATTGGCTTATGAAAACACAAGAGCGTTTGCAAAAGCGTGTGAAGGAAGGGCCATTTACAAAAGAATGGATGGATCTCTATTTAGAAGAAGCTGTGCGAAAAGGAATAAAAGAAGTGGGAATTGTTGATCATCTATATCGTTTTCATGAAGCGAAAGGATATTATGAAAAATATGTAGATATTAGTGATTCTAAGCTTGGTCGTATACAGAAGGAATGGTTAGATCAAGTAAGGGTAGTTTCACTGTATGATTTTACAAAGGCAATTGAAGAAGCGAAAGAACGATGGAGTAAAAGAGGTGTCACACTTAAACTTGGAATTGAAGCGGATTATTTTCTTGATTGTGAAGGAGAGTTAAAAGAATTATTAGCGCTAGGAGACTTTGATTATGTAATTGGTTCCGTTCATTTTCTAAATGGCTGGGGATTTGATAATCCGGATACGAAAGAATATTTTGAGGTGCATGACCTACGCACATTATACGATACGTTTTTTAAAACAGTTGAGAGTGCGATTCATACAGAGTTATTTGATATTATCGCTCATCTTGATAATATAAAAGTATTTAATTATCGATTGGATGAGAATGAACAGCTTTCTTATTATAAGGAAATTGCCTGTGCGTTAGTAGAAACGAATACGGCAACAGAAATAAATGCAGGACTGTACTATCGTTACCCTGTTCGTGAGATGTGCCCAAGTCCACTATATTTACAAGTATTAGCTAAGTATGGTGTTCCAATTACGATTTCTTCGGATGCCCATTATCCAAATGATTTAGGGAATTATGTACAAGAAAATGTACAAACATTACGAGCTCACGGTGTTACTCAGGTCGCAACATTTACGAAGCGAGCAAGAGTAATGAGGTTGCTTGAAGAAGAAGTAACAAATTTAAAATGA
- a CDS encoding DUF4025 domain-containing protein, protein MAKQQNKQNVQVAQQQAYTSETNAASQSVIEEQISDTVAEGTIDVKLGKESQEKA, encoded by the coding sequence ATGGCGAAACAACAAAATAAACAAAATGTACAAGTTGCACAGCAACAAGCTTATACGTCTGAAACGAATGCTGCATCTCAATCGGTTATTGAGGAGCAAATTAGCGATACGGTTGCAGAAGGAACTATTGATGTGAAGCTCGGAAAAGAATCGCAGGAAAAAGCGTAA
- a CDS encoding NAD(P)-dependent oxidoreductase — MAKILVAGKIPEIGLELLKDHDVEMYDKEELISIDELTERVKDKDALLSLLSTKVPKEVIDAAPHLKIVANYGAGYDNIDYTYAGEKGIAVTNTPKVSTEATAELTFALLLAAARRIPEGDTLCRTTGFNGWAPLFFLGREVHGKTIGIIGLGEIGKAVAKRARAFGMGVLYTGPNRKLEAESELGATYVTLEELLQTADFITINCAYNPKLHHMIDEEQFKMMKKTAYIVNASRGPIMNEAALAHALKTNEIEGAALDVFEFEPKITEELKELKNVVLAPHVGNATFETRDAMAEMAVRNILAVLNGEEPVTPVNQKVLVTK, encoded by the coding sequence GTGGCAAAAATATTAGTAGCGGGAAAAATTCCAGAAATTGGATTAGAACTATTAAAAGATCATGATGTAGAAATGTACGATAAAGAGGAGTTAATTTCTATAGATGAATTAACAGAGCGTGTAAAAGATAAAGATGCATTGTTAAGTTTACTTTCAACAAAGGTGCCAAAAGAAGTTATTGATGCAGCGCCTCATTTAAAGATTGTTGCAAACTATGGTGCTGGTTACGACAATATTGATTACACGTATGCTGGGGAAAAAGGAATTGCAGTAACGAATACACCGAAAGTATCAACGGAAGCGACTGCAGAATTAACATTTGCACTTCTTTTAGCAGCGGCGCGTAGAATTCCTGAAGGGGATACGTTATGTCGTACGACTGGATTTAACGGATGGGCACCGTTATTTTTCTTAGGACGAGAAGTCCACGGTAAGACAATTGGAATTATTGGTCTTGGAGAAATCGGGAAGGCTGTTGCAAAACGTGCGAGAGCATTTGGAATGGGTGTTTTATATACAGGGCCAAATCGTAAGCTTGAAGCTGAAAGTGAACTGGGAGCAACGTATGTGACGTTGGAAGAATTATTACAAACAGCAGATTTTATTACAATTAACTGTGCTTATAATCCAAAATTACATCATATGATTGATGAAGAGCAGTTTAAAATGATGAAGAAAACAGCGTATATTGTAAATGCTTCACGTGGACCAATTATGAATGAAGCGGCACTTGCTCATGCATTAAAAACGAATGAAATTGAAGGGGCAGCTCTTGATGTGTTTGAATTTGAACCGAAAATTACAGAAGAGCTAAAAGAATTAAAGAATGTAGTGCTTGCTCCACACGTAGGGAATGCAACGTTTGAAACTCGTGATGCGATGGCTGAAATGGCTGTCAGAAATATTTTAGCTGTATTAAACGGCGAAGAGCCAGTAACACCTGTAAATCAAAAGGTATTAGTCACAAAATAA
- the pssA gene encoding CDP-diacylglycerol--serine O-phosphatidyltransferase codes for MYRAAIPNLFTLGNLYSGFLSIGYASLGYYKSAAILVLIGMMLDSLDGRVARLLRVDSQMGKELDSLADVVTFGAAPAVLMYYTSFSNYGIIGLYIAGLFPLFGAYRLARFNVTPSSTSMKYFTGVPITAAGGLVAFLTLFSHTIPKIVLITVFVTFAFLMVSRIRIPSLKDVPIPRYSIIITLFLVGIIITMYQTGFGNFSVFLFIAIPLYILYMLSQFIRQRPSKKANKEK; via the coding sequence TTGTATAGAGCAGCTATTCCAAACTTATTTACGCTCGGAAATTTATATAGCGGATTTTTATCAATCGGCTATGCATCTTTAGGATATTATAAATCAGCTGCTATTTTAGTACTTATCGGGATGATGTTAGATAGTCTTGATGGTCGTGTTGCTCGTTTATTACGTGTTGATTCACAAATGGGAAAAGAGCTCGACTCGCTTGCAGATGTCGTAACATTTGGTGCAGCACCTGCTGTTTTAATGTATTACACATCTTTCTCAAACTACGGAATCATCGGATTATACATAGCGGGATTATTCCCTCTTTTCGGGGCATATCGTTTAGCACGATTTAATGTAACACCATCTTCTACTTCAATGAAATATTTCACTGGAGTACCGATTACAGCAGCGGGAGGGCTTGTTGCTTTCTTAACATTATTTTCACATACCATTCCAAAAATCGTTCTTATTACCGTATTTGTAACGTTCGCATTTTTAATGGTGAGCCGCATTCGTATCCCAAGTTTAAAAGATGTACCAATTCCACGATATAGCATCATTATTACACTATTTTTAGTTGGAATCATTATTACAATGTATCAAACAGGATTTGGCAATTTTTCTGTTTTCTTATTCATTGCCATTCCACTATATATTTTGTACATGTTATCTCAATTCATTAGACAAAGACCGTCTAAAAAAGCGAATAAAGAAAAATAA
- a CDS encoding LTA synthase family protein, with protein sequence MLQHLFPKLRFALVAVVLLWIKTYIVYKLAFDIKIDNFFEEFMLFINPLAALLLFFGLALLASKHRNRIIIGISFILSFILFGNAMFYGFYNDFVTFPVLFQTNNMADLGTSIKELFTYKTLLLFADAIILMFISRKFPSFGDKTPLSRSEKRTFFSGVTALLALQIVVSVIYKPQMFSRSFDRQTVVKNLGLYTYHLFDITLQSKSSAERVFASGDGFSEIKNYTDSKDKQVDKNLFGAAKGKNVILISMESTQSFVINKKINGKEITPFLNEFIKDSFYFDNFYHQTGQGKTSDAEFIVENSLYPLDRGSVFFTHATNEYTATPEQLKKYGYSSAVFHSNDKTFWNRDVMYPTLGYDRYFNLNDYVGTEQMSVGWGLKDKEFFEQSIPKLKSLPQPFYTKFITLTNHFPFLLNPEDQYVDEFNSESGVVNRYFPTVRYTDEALKLFIKQLKEEGLYDNSVIVIYGDHYGISENHNAAMAQFLGKDTITPFDSMQLQRVPLIIHVPGQEGKVVSKVSGQIDIKPTLLHLLGIKTNKSVEFGTDLFIKEKDPLMVMRDGSFVSEEYVYTKNMCYKRSTGEEADMTLCQPYVEKAKTELKLSDKLIYGDLLRFDPNNRYKTGTMTTKFE encoded by the coding sequence ATGCTACAACATCTGTTTCCAAAACTGCGATTTGCACTCGTTGCAGTCGTTTTACTATGGATTAAAACATATATTGTGTACAAGCTAGCATTTGATATTAAAATTGATAATTTCTTTGAAGAATTCATGCTTTTTATTAATCCACTAGCTGCGTTACTTTTATTTTTCGGCTTAGCTTTACTTGCATCTAAGCACCGAAACCGAATTATAATTGGAATCAGTTTTATACTGTCATTTATTTTATTTGGAAACGCAATGTTTTATGGGTTCTATAACGATTTCGTTACTTTCCCGGTTTTATTCCAAACAAACAATATGGCTGATTTAGGGACAAGTATAAAAGAACTCTTTACGTACAAAACATTACTTTTATTTGCAGATGCAATTATTTTAATGTTTATTTCGCGTAAATTCCCATCATTTGGCGACAAAACACCACTTTCCCGCTCAGAGAAGCGAACTTTCTTTAGCGGTGTAACAGCTTTATTAGCACTACAAATTGTTGTATCAGTTATTTATAAACCACAAATGTTCTCACGCTCATTTGACCGTCAAACTGTTGTGAAAAATTTAGGTTTATACACATATCATCTATTTGATATTACACTTCAATCCAAGTCTTCAGCTGAGCGTGTATTTGCAAGTGGCGATGGATTTTCTGAAATTAAGAACTATACAGACTCAAAAGACAAGCAAGTTGATAAAAACTTATTTGGAGCTGCAAAAGGTAAAAATGTAATTTTAATTTCAATGGAATCTACACAAAGCTTTGTTATTAATAAAAAAATAAATGGAAAAGAAATTACACCATTTTTAAATGAATTTATTAAGGATAGCTTCTATTTCGATAACTTCTATCATCAAACTGGACAAGGTAAAACTTCTGATGCTGAATTTATCGTTGAAAACTCACTTTACCCACTAGATCGTGGTTCTGTATTCTTTACTCATGCAACAAATGAATACACAGCTACACCAGAACAATTAAAGAAATACGGATATTCTTCTGCCGTCTTCCATTCAAACGATAAAACGTTTTGGAATCGGGATGTAATGTATCCTACACTTGGATATGATCGTTACTTTAATTTAAATGATTACGTAGGAACGGAACAAATGTCTGTCGGTTGGGGATTAAAAGATAAAGAGTTCTTTGAACAATCTATTCCAAAGTTAAAATCTTTACCGCAACCGTTCTATACAAAATTTATTACATTAACAAATCATTTTCCGTTTCTTCTAAATCCGGAAGACCAATATGTTGATGAATTCAACTCAGAAAGTGGTGTTGTAAACCGCTACTTCCCAACTGTTCGTTACACAGATGAAGCTCTTAAATTATTTATTAAACAATTAAAAGAAGAAGGACTGTATGATAATTCCGTTATTGTCATTTATGGTGATCATTATGGTATTTCCGAAAACCATAACGCAGCTATGGCACAGTTCCTAGGAAAAGATACTATTACACCATTCGATTCTATGCAATTACAACGCGTTCCTCTTATTATTCATGTGCCTGGTCAAGAAGGAAAAGTTGTTTCTAAAGTATCTGGTCAAATTGATATTAAACCAACGCTCCTTCATTTACTTGGTATTAAAACAAATAAATCCGTTGAATTTGGAACTGACTTATTTATTAAAGAAAAAGACCCGCTTATGGTAATGCGTGATGGTAGCTTTGTTTCTGAAGAGTATGTTTATACAAAAAATATGTGCTACAAAAGAAGTACGGGTGAAGAAGCTGACATGACGCTATGTCAGCCGTATGTTGAAAAAGCAAAAACAGAATTAAAACTCTCCGATAAATTAATTTATGGAGATTTATTACGTTTCGATCCTAATAATCGATATAAAACCGGAACGATGACAACGAAATTTGAATAG
- a CDS encoding DUF3888 domain-containing protein, whose protein sequence is MRKLLYFIACSSVILFTSPSVSVAQYDAPLMEDALYSVLFPKINKAIEKQYGSLKPYQCPKIISLKKVYSGTYLFQASIEVTKYERVAGKIAPPFEKVTITFNNEEGEWEVTKISVKRLPNDTKLNCKKTI, encoded by the coding sequence ATGCGAAAATTATTATATTTTATAGCATGCAGTAGTGTTATACTTTTTACTTCACCGAGTGTGTCGGTAGCTCAATATGATGCACCTCTTATGGAAGATGCACTTTATTCTGTTTTATTTCCAAAAATAAATAAAGCAATTGAAAAACAATATGGAAGTTTGAAACCTTATCAATGTCCTAAAATTATTAGTTTAAAAAAAGTGTATAGCGGTACATATTTATTTCAAGCAAGTATTGAAGTGACAAAGTATGAACGTGTTGCTGGGAAAATTGCTCCACCATTTGAGAAGGTAACGATTACATTTAATAACGAAGAAGGCGAATGGGAAGTGACAAAGATTTCAGTAAAGCGCTTACCAAACGATACAAAATTAAACTGTAAAAAAACAATATAA